DNA sequence from the Candidatus Sulfuricurvum sp. RIFRC-1 genome:
ACTCAGTTAACTTCGGACGAATTATTTTTCAGATTATCTATCACATTCACAGTTATCTTGAGCTGATTCGCCAAAATGTTATTGCGATGGGTGAAAAAGTGTATCTTGATGTCCCAAGCGGAAATTTCGGGAATGCTCTTGGGGGATATTACGCCTATAAAATGGGACTTCCGGTTGAGAAGATTATTATCGCATCCAATGAGAACAATGTCCTTACCCGCCTGATCAATACTGGGCGCTATGATTTGCGTGGTGAGCATGTTGTGGCTACGACCTCTCCGGCGATGGATATTTTGATCTCCAGCAATGTTGAACGTATTTTGTTTGATCTTTTCGGATATGGACGGACTAAAGAGTTGATGGCAGGATTGGAAGCGGAACGTTTTTATGCATTGAATGATGATGAAACGATGAAACTCCAAAACTTCTTTGCGGCCGATTATTGCAATGGAGCAGAAGGAAAAGGGTATATCAAAGAGGCCTTCGATACCGGTTATTTGATGGATCCTCATACGGCCACCTGCTTTAAAGCATATGACTGTTGCGCAACGCAGCCGCTAAAAACGATTGTCTACTCTACTGCGGAGTGGACAAAATTTTCTCCGACCATTGCGAACGCTCTTACCGGAGAAAAAGATGCAAATGACATTGATGCACTCGAATCGATCAGTAAAATCGCTAAAACTCCTATTCCTCCAATGATCAAAGGGTTATTCGATAAACCGATTACACAATCTACGGTCATCGAAAAAGAGAATATCGAAGCTGAAATTCTCAAATTTCTCTAACCCTCAAGGGTTACCCTTTTTTCTGTAGCCCTTTATCATCTTTCCCTAACATCATCGTCTCCATGAGTTTAATCTCTTCATCTCCCCAAATCAGAATTTTTTTCGACGTTTTTAAATTCGGCGGATTTTTGGAAGGGTATTGAACGCTGGATAAAATGTGTCTGATACAATTGATACGGGCTTTTTTCTTGTTATCGGATCGGATGATAATCCATGGAGTGGAACCGGTATGGGATGCTTTGAGCATGGAGTGTTTGACAGTTGTATATTTGTCCCATAATTCTTGAGACGCAGCATCAACTGGGGAGAGTTTGAACTGTTTGAGAGGATCGGTTTTGCGCTCTTTAAATCGTCTGGCTTGTTCAGTTTTAGAAACGGAAAAATAGAATTTAAACAAGATTATGCCGGAGTTTACAAGCATCCGCTCAAATTCACTGACATGATTCAAAAACTCTTGATGCTCTTCGGGGGTACAAAATCCCATTACGGGTTCAACACCTCCTCGGTTATACCAGCTTCGATCGAACAAGACAATCTCTCCCGCGCTGGGAAGGTGCTGAGAATAGCGCTGAAAATACCATTGCGTTTTTTCGACATCGGAAGGTTTGTCAAGGGCTACGACACGGGCACCGCGAGGATTCAGGTGTTCGGTAATCCGTTTGATGGTTCCCCCTTTTCCTGCCGCATCACGTCCTTCAAAAATCATGAGGATTTTAATCCCTTTATCTTTGACATGATTTTGAAGTTTCAGCAATTCAATTTGGAGACTTTTGAGATCTTTTTCGTACTCTAGAACAGATTGCTTGATCCACACCGGAAGCCGCTCTTCTTTGGAACCGCTTTTGCGTTTTTCATCTGAAGGTATCACCTGATCTTTACGTCTATCTTCATGAACGATATCTTCGATTTGTGTAGCTTCGGCAATCTCTGTTGTTGCCATAGAGTGTTTAGCGCCCATTAATTCTCACTCCTTTTTTTGATTATAACGTTGAGTTGATTAAATCGTCAATATTCTTAATATTTTTGGTTGCGACGAAACAGGAACTTTCACCGCAAATGGTAAATTCATCGAGAGATTCATCATTTTTGAGGAGAACAAACGGGTAGTTCAGAGGTTGGATGATTTGAGATAGGTTTACCGATTTGTTTTTGATAAGGCGCTGCTCATTGAGATGACGGATCACTTCACCGGTAAGTGTCGGATAGTAGATCGGTGTTTTCATCAGCTTGATTGAGACGTATTCGAGGCTTTTAAACCCAAAATGGCGGTATTTCGGATCGACCAATATACCAAGAGTAAACATGACATTGACCATAATTCCTAAGGCGCTAGGGTAGGTACCATCATCAAGCTCCGCCACCGTTGTAAAGGCTCCACGGCTAAAATACCATTTTCCCCCTTCGTAAAAGAGTTCCAGAGCTTTGTTGGCAAATCGCTGTGCATTGATAAGATAGCTCTCATTTAGCGTTGACTGATATCCTTCGATCAATGCGCCGCACAAATAGGCATAATCCTCTAAAAACGCATCGATTTTCGGTGTTTTATGGATAAGGGTCGAGTGTTTGAGCTGATCTTTTAAGAACATGGTTGATTTGAGTTTCTCTAAGCTCTTGATTGCTTGTTCAGTGTAGTGTGGATCGGTTTTACCTAAAATAAAAAGGGATTTAATCATCATGGAATTCCATGCCGTGATCACTTTCCGGTCGATAAAAGGGTAGATTCGGTGCTGTCTGAATGTTTGCAATTGCAAACGAAATTCGTCAAACCACTCAGGGCGATCGTGAGACGATAAACGAATGATAGTATTCCCCTCAAAATTTCCCTCAGGTGTTGCACCGATTATCTTTGCCGCTTCATGGGGCTGAGAAACAGAGGCACTTTCGAGTGCAGTAATAATTTCATCATAGCTGTATATGAAATATTTTCCCTCTTCTCCTTCAGAATCGGCATCGCTAGCACTGTAAAAAAGATCCTCTTCCATCATGAAATTGATCATGAAATCAGCGCTTTCACGAGCAATTTTGAGATATTTTTCCTCTTTATACACCCTTCCCGCTTCAGCATACAGAGCACAGAGCAAGGCGTTGTCGTAGGTCATTTTTTCGAAATGGGGAACCAGCCACGCCTCATCCGTACTGTAACGGCAAAAACCGCCGTCGATCAAATCGTACATCCCGCCCAATGCCATAGAATCGAGAGTGTGGGTAATCATCGATTTTATTTTGTTGTTGTTTTGGAGCCTCTCCATCGTGAGGAGTGTTTGGAGTGTCGAGACATGGGGGAATTTAGGAGATTTAGAGAATCCGCCGTTTATCTGATCATAGTTGTGTTCGGCTTGGAGGGCAAATTGGGTAATGATTTTATCGTTCAAGTTTGTTGCTTGGACAGGGTCGTTGTTCGGGCGGAGAAATCCGCTGATCTCATCGGCGTTTTGAAACAGTTTTTCATCATTTTGGGCTATTTTTTCGGCGATAATAGCGGTAAGTTCACTAAATCCCATCATTCGCTCTTTATTAGTGGGGGGGATATAGGTGGCGGCGTAAAAAGGTTTGTTTTCAGGGGTGCAGAAAATAGAGAGAGGCCATCCTCCGGCTCGGCGGTTGAGGAGGAGATGAAGTTCTTGGTAATGCTTGTCGATGTCGGGGCGCTCT
Encoded proteins:
- a CDS encoding thioredoxin domain-containing protein → MSNRLALEDSPYLQQHKENPLEWYPWCDEAFNRAREEHKAIFISIGYSSCHWCHVMEHEVFENTEIAAFVNQHFICIKVDREERPDIDKHYQELHLLLNRRAGGWPLSIFCTPENKPFYAATYIPPTNKERMMGFSELTAIIAEKIAQNDEKLFQNADEISGFLRPNNDPVQATNLNDKIITQFALQAEHNYDQINGGFSKSPKFPHVSTLQTLLTMERLQNNNKIKSMITHTLDSMALGGMYDLIDGGFCRYSTDEAWLVPHFEKMTYDNALLCALYAEAGRVYKEEKYLKIARESADFMINFMMEEDLFYSASDADSEGEEGKYFIYSYDEIITALESASVSQPHEAAKIIGATPEGNFEGNTIIRLSSHDRPEWFDEFRLQLQTFRQHRIYPFIDRKVITAWNSMMIKSLFILGKTDPHYTEQAIKSLEKLKSTMFLKDQLKHSTLIHKTPKIDAFLEDYAYLCGALIEGYQSTLNESYLINAQRFANKALELFYEGGKWYFSRGAFTTVAELDDGTYPSALGIMVNVMFTLGILVDPKYRHFGFKSLEYVSIKLMKTPIYYPTLTGEVIRHLNEQRLIKNKSVNLSQIIQPLNYPFVLLKNDESLDEFTICGESSCFVATKNIKNIDDLINSTL
- the thrC gene encoding threonine synthase, with translation MKFIETRGNDGVHPQQVTFSEAILSPIASFGGLYVPSELPNLGEAFLSKHLNSSYKELAKDLLTTLAIDIEPSVIDEALSLYDKFDDPSNPVPVVKVRDDLYVSELYHGPTRAFKDMALQPFGVVLSSIAQKRGEEYLILAATSGDTGPAALETFKNRANVRVACLYPDGGTSDVQRLQMVTEDAKNLKVIGIHGDFDDAQSALKRLLGSTTFKEALKAKNISLSAANSVNFGRIIFQIIYHIHSYLELIRQNVIAMGEKVYLDVPSGNFGNALGGYYAYKMGLPVEKIIIASNENNVLTRLINTGRYDLRGEHVVATTSPAMDILISSNVERILFDLFGYGRTKELMAGLEAERFYALNDDETMKLQNFFAADYCNGAEGKGYIKEAFDTGYLMDPHTATCFKAYDCCATQPLKTIVYSTAEWTKFSPTIANALTGEKDANDIDALESISKIAKTPIPPMIKGLFDKPITQSTVIEKENIEAEILKFL
- the ppk2 gene encoding polyphosphate kinase 2, whose product is MGAKHSMATTEIAEATQIEDIVHEDRRKDQVIPSDEKRKSGSKEERLPVWIKQSVLEYEKDLKSLQIELLKLQNHVKDKGIKILMIFEGRDAAGKGGTIKRITEHLNPRGARVVALDKPSDVEKTQWYFQRYSQHLPSAGEIVLFDRSWYNRGGVEPVMGFCTPEEHQEFLNHVSEFERMLVNSGIILFKFYFSVSKTEQARRFKERKTDPLKQFKLSPVDAASQELWDKYTTVKHSMLKASHTGSTPWIIIRSDNKKKARINCIRHILSSVQYPSKNPPNLKTSKKILIWGDEEIKLMETMMLGKDDKGLQKKG